The following are encoded together in the Bradysia coprophila strain Holo2 unplaced genomic scaffold, BU_Bcop_v1 contig_94, whole genome shotgun sequence genome:
- the LOC119085263 gene encoding acetylcholine receptor subunit beta-like 1 isoform X1, whose protein sequence is MILKDGFFYILAMIALSGVNGNDGSTELYSKILKSHNYLVPPSSSNISVSVNVELINLLQLDTKNQEMTFTGIINLKWSDSTLSWNRKEFPQVNRVSVPSDKIWTPNTLIWNSRSKNMQSSGDDLFIAADGQVHWPIFGEFKTACTIDVTYYPFDQQTCIVKIGSIDRSIIFDYEKNSIDMDQFYMSVFWDIVAAPAYLNVYTSDNVDDPLETDVTYYLVIKRKTHWLSEVCPLLVFAFMTIIPAMVTNPMKKLILQVFCMAGLFILHMDLMHKLPPTSLVTPSASKFIVSLILYNLIHLTLTTVMNNRRGCFQRIVQQIPFDRMLKRFSRVTESGNDEEEKKLQQDIETTKCLSHQSEGSAAIVDICNWIILVLLVLAVGASTLYFILNKPY, encoded by the exons ATGATACTGAAAGAcggatttttttatattttggcAATGATTGCATTAAGTG gTGTGAATGGCAACGACGGGTCCACTGAGCTCTACTCCAAAATATTAAAGAGTCACAACTATTTGGTCCCACCAAGTAGTAGCAACATTTCCGTCTCTGTTAATgtcgaattaattaatttacttcAGCTT GACACTAAAAATCAAGAGATGACATTCACTGGCATAATAAATTTG AAATGGAGCGACTCAACGCTGTCTTGGAATCGAAAAGAATTTCCTCAAGTAAATCGTGTTTCCGTTCCATCTGACAAAATCTGGACTCCTAACACCCTCATATGGAATTC TCGTTCTAAAAACATGCAGAGTTCTGGTGATGACCTATTCATTGCAGCAGACGGCCAAGTTCATTGGCCCATCTTTGGTGAATTTAAG ACCGCGTGTACGATTGATGTGACTTATTATCCGTTTGACCAGCAAACTTGTATCGTTAAAATTGGATCAATTGATCGTTCGATAATATTCGATTATGAAAAGAATTCAATTGATATGGATCAGTTTTACATGTCTG TTTTCTGGGATATAGTTGCGGCTCCTGCTTATCTAAATGTGTATACATCCGATAATGTTGACGATCCCTTGGAGACCGATGTCACCTACTATTTGGTAATTAAACGAAAGACTCACTGGCTATCGGAAGTGTGTCCGTTGTTAGTATTTGCATTTATGACCATAATACCAGCCATGGTGACAAATCCTATGAAAAAGTTAATCCTTCAAGTGTTTTGTATGGCTGGATTATTCATTCTGCACATGGATCTGATGCATAAATTACCGCCAACGTCGCTTGTAACTCCATCAGCCAGCAAATTCATTGTGTCGCTGATCTTATACAATTTGATTCATTTGACATTGACCACTGTAATGAATAATCGTCGGGGATGCTTTCAGCGGATTGTACAGCAGATCCCGTTTGACCGCATGTTAAAG agATTCTCAAGAGTAACTGAAAGTGGCAACGATGAGGAAGAAAAAAAGCTTCAACAAGATATCGAAACCACGAAATGTCTCTCCCATCAAAGTGAAGGATCGGCAGCAATTGTCGACATATGTAATTGGAtcattttggttttgttggtcTTGGCAGTAGGAGCTTCAACTCTTTACTTTATACTAAATAAACCTTATTAA
- the LOC119085263 gene encoding acetylcholine receptor subunit beta-like 1 isoform X2, which translates to MILKDGFFYILAMIALSGVNGNDGSTELYSKILKSHNYLVPPSSSNISVSVNVELINLLQLDTKNQEMTFTGIINLKWSDSTLSWNRKEFPQVNRVSVPSDKIWTPNTLIWNSRSKNMQSSGDDLFIAADGQVHWPIFGEFKTACTIDVTYYPFDQQTCIVKIGSIDRSIIFDYEKNSIDMDQFYMSVFWDIVAAPAYLNVYTSDNVDDPLETDVTYYLVIKRKTHWLSEVCPLLVFAFMTIIPAMVTNPMKKLILQVFCMAGLFILHMDLMHKLPPTSLVTPSASKFIVSLILYNLIHLTLTTVMNNRRGCFQRIVQQIPFDRMLKFENLEILKSN; encoded by the exons ATGATACTGAAAGAcggatttttttatattttggcAATGATTGCATTAAGTG gTGTGAATGGCAACGACGGGTCCACTGAGCTCTACTCCAAAATATTAAAGAGTCACAACTATTTGGTCCCACCAAGTAGTAGCAACATTTCCGTCTCTGTTAATgtcgaattaattaatttacttcAGCTT GACACTAAAAATCAAGAGATGACATTCACTGGCATAATAAATTTG AAATGGAGCGACTCAACGCTGTCTTGGAATCGAAAAGAATTTCCTCAAGTAAATCGTGTTTCCGTTCCATCTGACAAAATCTGGACTCCTAACACCCTCATATGGAATTC TCGTTCTAAAAACATGCAGAGTTCTGGTGATGACCTATTCATTGCAGCAGACGGCCAAGTTCATTGGCCCATCTTTGGTGAATTTAAG ACCGCGTGTACGATTGATGTGACTTATTATCCGTTTGACCAGCAAACTTGTATCGTTAAAATTGGATCAATTGATCGTTCGATAATATTCGATTATGAAAAGAATTCAATTGATATGGATCAGTTTTACATGTCTG TTTTCTGGGATATAGTTGCGGCTCCTGCTTATCTAAATGTGTATACATCCGATAATGTTGACGATCCCTTGGAGACCGATGTCACCTACTATTTGGTAATTAAACGAAAGACTCACTGGCTATCGGAAGTGTGTCCGTTGTTAGTATTTGCATTTATGACCATAATACCAGCCATGGTGACAAATCCTATGAAAAAGTTAATCCTTCAAGTGTTTTGTATGGCTGGATTATTCATTCTGCACATGGATCTGATGCATAAATTACCGCCAACGTCGCTTGTAACTCCATCAGCCAGCAAATTCATTGTGTCGCTGATCTTATACAATTTGATTCATTTGACATTGACCACTGTAATGAATAATCGTCGGGGATGCTTTCAGCGGATTGTACAGCAGATCCCGTTTGACCGCATGTTAAAG tttgaaaatttagagATTCTCAAGAGTAACTGA